In Raphanus sativus cultivar WK10039 chromosome 5, ASM80110v3, whole genome shotgun sequence, the following proteins share a genomic window:
- the LOC108859869 gene encoding 4-coumarate--CoA ligase 4-like: protein MTEMGTVAKSLALAKNPFKIKSGSCGTVIRNAEMKVVDIITGVSLPRNKHGEICIRGDQLMKGYLNDLEATAQTIDKDGWLHTGDIGFVDDDDEIFIVDRLKELIKFKGYQVAPAELEALLISHHFIEDVAVVAMKDEVAGEIPVAFVVRSEGSKLTEDDVMSFINKQVVHYKRIKMVFFTDFIPKAPSGKILRKDLRSRLSNGLMNRS, encoded by the exons ATGACTGAAATGGGAACAGTAGCTAAGTCGTTGGCACTTGCAAAGAACCCGTTCAAAATCAAGTCTGGTTCGTGTGGGACTGTGATCAGGAACGCTGAGATGAAAGTAGTCGATATCATTACTGGAGTCTCCTTACCACGCAACAAGCATGGCGAAATCTGCATCCGAGGCGATCAACTTATGAAGG GTTATTTGAATGATCTGGAAGCTACTGCACAAACCATAGATAAAGACGGGTGGCTACACACAGGAGATATTGGGTTTGTGGATGACGATGATGAGATCTTTATTGTTGATCGTTTGAAGGAACTAATTAAATTCAAAGGCTATCAAGTGGCTCCAGCTGAGCTTGAAGCCTTGCTTATTTCTCATCATTTTATTGAGGATGTTGCTGTTGTCGC AATGAAAGATGAAGTAGCTGGTGAGATTCCAGTAGCGTTTGTGGTTAGATCAGAAGGGTCGAAGCTCACTGAAGATGATGTCATGAGTTTTATCAACAAACAg GTGGTTCACTACAAGCGAATTAAGATGGTGTTTTTCACTGATTTCATTCCTAAAGCTCCATCCGGGAAAATATTGAGGAAAGATTTAAGGTCAAGACTATCTAATGGCTTGATGAACAGAAGTTAA
- the LOC130494832 gene encoding 4-coumarate--CoA ligase 4-like, which yields MALRQEETLSLARKTTEQEPSQDIIFRSKLADISIPNHLPLIDYIFQRFSGGGDDGGSTTTCLIDGVTGRIFTYADVQITLRRISAGLHRHGIRHGDTVMLLLPNSPEFALSCLALAYLGAISTPANPLFTPPEIAKQAKASATKMIITKPCYVDKLTNLENVLIVCVDEYDIPLPEGCLSFTELTQADENELPKPEISPEDTVLMPFSSGTTGHPKGVMITHKGVVTSTAQKVDGENPHLNFTRDDVIICFLPMFHTYTHNSLMLSAMRAGAAFLILIEPSSCVPDWKFNGQVPD from the exons ATGGCGCTCCGACAAGAAGAAACACTTTCTCTCGCAAGGAAGACAACAGAACAAGAACCTTCTCAAGATATCATTTTCCGGTCCAAACTTGCTGATATCTCTATTCCAAACCACCTTCCTCTCATCGATTACATCTTCCAGAGATTCTCCGGCGGCGGAGACGACGGTGGTTCCACCACCACATGTCTCATAGACGGTGTCACCGGACGCATCTTTACCTACGCCGACGTACAAATCACTCTAAGGAGAATCTCTGCAGGACTCCATCGGCACGGGATCCGCCACGGTGACACCGTGATGCTCCTTCTCCCAAACTCGCCGGAGTTTGCTCTATCTTGCCTCGCCTTAGCTTACCTCGGAGCCATATCGACCCCTGCTAATCCGTTATTTACCCCACCTGAGATCGCAAAACAGGCAAAAGCCTCCGCCACGAAGATGATCATTACAAAGCCATGTTACGTCGATAAGCTAACAAACCTTGAAAACGTTTTGATAGTTTGCGTAGACGAATACGACATTCCGTTACCGGAGGGATGCTTGAGTTTCACAGAACTGACTCAAGCGGACGAGAATGAGCTTCCTAAACCGGAGATCTCGCCGGAGGATACGGTGTTGATGCCGTTCTCCTCCGGGACCACGGGACATCCAAAGGGAGTAATGATTACTCACAAGGGAGTAGTTACGAGCACCGCTCAGAAAGTCGACGGAGAAAACCCTCATCTCAACTTCACAAGAGATGACGTCATCATATGTTTTCTCCCAATGTTTCACACTTACACCCACAACTCGCTGATGCTTTCGGCGATGAGGGCCGGTGCGGCGTTCTTGATcttgatagaacc ATCTAGTTGTGTTCCGGATTGGAAGTTCAACGGTCAGGTGCCTGATTAG